One Ignavibacterium sp. DNA segment encodes these proteins:
- a CDS encoding DinB family protein, producing the protein MKTILELKNQFISDTESQLKELKYFQALTDYQLNWKISGDSWSIAECIDHLCVTNKLYIDEFEKQFSQKQIKADCSKTSVKHRFLGRFIIKSVDPDNLKKIKTFPVFQPSGSNHTKEVLTRYSDLQNEFINLLSSVKDLDLNKYKMSSPASKLIKENFCDVLEIIRLHDKRHFLQAKRVIDHPNFPRE; encoded by the coding sequence ATGAAAACAATTCTTGAGTTAAAGAATCAATTTATATCTGATACAGAATCTCAATTAAAGGAATTAAAATATTTTCAAGCTTTAACGGATTATCAGCTAAACTGGAAAATATCCGGCGATAGCTGGAGTATTGCCGAATGTATTGATCATCTTTGTGTTACAAATAAATTATACATTGATGAGTTTGAAAAACAGTTCTCTCAAAAACAGATTAAAGCTGATTGTTCTAAGACATCTGTTAAACATAGATTCCTGGGCAGATTTATAATTAAATCAGTTGATCCGGACAATCTTAAAAAAATAAAAACATTTCCTGTTTTTCAACCCTCGGGCAGTAACCACACTAAAGAGGTCCTTACACGATATTCTGATCTGCAAAATGAATTTATTAATCTCTTAAGCTCTGTTAAAGATTTAGATTTGAACAAGTATAAAATGTCTTCTCCGGCATCAAAACTTATTAAAGAAAATTTTTGTGATGTTCTTGAGATTATTCGTTTACACGATAAAAGACATTTCCTGCAAGCAAAGAGAGTTATAGATCATCCCAACTTTCCAAGAGAATAA
- a CDS encoding cob(I)yrinic acid a,c-diamide adenosyltransferase produces MNKLEKGYIQIYTGNGKGKSTAAIGQAVRAAGYGLKTYIAQFMKEYPYNELESLKHLSEWITIEQFAGDDFVYRKELPNIIERDKAKRGLEKARSKMLSGKYDLIILDEILVSIHFGLFTDEEVLTFMKMKPENVELVLTGRYCPDNIIEAADLVTEMKEIKHYYLDGILARKGIES; encoded by the coding sequence ATGAACAAGTTAGAAAAAGGCTACATACAGATTTATACCGGCAATGGTAAGGGAAAATCCACCGCCGCAATCGGGCAGGCAGTCAGAGCTGCCGGATATGGACTTAAAACATACATCGCACAATTTATGAAAGAATATCCATACAACGAGTTGGAAAGCTTAAAACATTTAAGTGAATGGATAACAATTGAACAATTTGCCGGAGATGATTTTGTTTACAGAAAAGAATTACCAAATATCATCGAAAGAGATAAGGCTAAGAGAGGATTGGAAAAAGCAAGGTCTAAAATGCTTAGCGGCAAATATGATTTAATTATTCTTGATGAAATTCTGGTTTCAATTCATTTTGGATTGTTCACAGATGAAGAAGTTTTAACATTTATGAAAATGAAACCTGAAAATGTTGAGTTGGTTCTTACAGGGCGATACTGTCCGGATAACATAATCGAAGCCGCCGACCTTGTAACTGAAATGAAAGAAATAAAACATTACTATCTTGATGGCATTCTTGCAAGAAAAGGAATTGAGTCATAA
- a CDS encoding SRPBCC domain-containing protein, with the protein MNKELTITTSIEIIADKAKVWDALTNPEKIKIYLFGTETLTSWKTGSEIIFQGEYQGHQYKDKGTILDIKTNEFLQYTYWSGFSGLEDKPENYSVVTYKLDTADNKTLLTLTQAGFANKEAQQHSQTNWTNVLQQIKQLTEE; encoded by the coding sequence ATGAATAAAGAACTGACAATAACAACAAGCATTGAAATAATTGCTGACAAAGCAAAAGTTTGGGACGCTTTGACAAACCCCGAAAAAATAAAAATCTATCTTTTCGGGACGGAAACCTTGACAAGTTGGAAAACGGGAAGCGAAATTATTTTCCAAGGCGAGTATCAAGGACATCAATACAAAGACAAAGGAACAATCCTTGACATCAAGACAAACGAATTTTTGCAATACACTTATTGGAGTGGTTTTTCGGGACTTGAAGACAAACCCGAAAACTATTCAGTAGTAACATACAAACTTGACACAGCAGACAACAAAACTTTGCTGACATTGACACAAGCAGGTTTTGCAAACAAAGAAGCTCAACAACATTCGCAGACAAATTGGACGAACGTTTTACAACAAATAAAACAACTGACAGAAGAATAA
- a CDS encoding shikimate kinase — MKRKQIYLLIGQKGSGKSFIGNLFEKNFGIKFIRVEDWAKRIKKERAVDNEEYLMQVFDEIEKGVRNCSKESDKLVFESTGLTQYFDRMIQNLSRDFRVTTIGVYADSKTCLRRVKSRDQDIHINVSDDQVFMINEKVRQRNYKSDFLVINENKSKEELINEVAKIVRAIEM, encoded by the coding sequence ATGAAGCGTAAACAAATTTACCTATTGATTGGTCAAAAAGGGAGTGGGAAATCTTTCATTGGAAACCTTTTTGAAAAAAACTTTGGGATAAAATTCATTCGTGTAGAAGATTGGGCAAAGAGAATTAAGAAAGAAAGGGCTGTTGACAATGAAGAATACTTGATGCAAGTTTTTGACGAAATTGAAAAAGGCGTTAGGAATTGTTCAAAGGAATCAGACAAACTTGTATTTGAATCAACAGGATTAACCCAATATTTTGACAGAATGATACAAAACCTAAGTCGGGATTTCAGAGTAACTACTATTGGAGTTTATGCAGACAGCAAAACCTGTTTGCGCAGAGTAAAATCCAGAGACCAAGATATTCACATCAATGTTTCTGATGATCAAGTCTTTATGATAAATGAAAAAGTGAGACAAAGAAACTATAAATCTGACTTTTTAGTAATTAATGAGAATAAAAGCAAAGAAGAGTTAATCAATGAAGTTGCTAAAATTGTTAGAGCGATTGAAATGTAA
- a CDS encoding ImmA/IrrE family metallo-endopeptidase — MTVEDLLLSISEGLKKPLTKDDIFSNEINVSHLKRIDKVFNKGLHYYLDPKSPEVSKDASIFFRKNRFGIELNIGAKKIVNQFEEFKISLSAISKLAEINIDRSLPVFSVQDDPKVVAIKIRKELYPVFNPMPKEFLRALISKFAEKNILVFEFVETWNKKEKANIDGFFLAPNVIVLKRQQSSFRREIFTLIHELGHYLLNEEEIEELDISNFANNKLSAIERWCNDFAYYFLAGEYNKAFEQIDKVDGTNDYHFELIESISKHSHLSQIALFTKLLFQKKISQSNYNTIKADFDEQYRLRQEKEKKQKELDKLKGIQKGGSTPKPMNSPLLISTIQTAFYEGVINEYDVCKMLNISPDKLENYLQ; from the coding sequence ATGACAGTAGAAGACTTGCTATTGTCTATAAGTGAAGGACTTAAAAAACCATTAACCAAAGACGACATTTTTTCTAATGAGATAAACGTTAGTCACTTAAAACGAATAGACAAGGTATTTAACAAAGGACTTCACTACTATTTAGACCCAAAATCTCCAGAAGTTTCGAAAGATGCTAGCATATTCTTCAGAAAAAATAGGTTTGGGATAGAACTTAATATTGGTGCAAAAAAAATTGTAAACCAATTCGAAGAATTTAAAATATCGCTTTCAGCGATTTCAAAATTAGCTGAGATAAATATTGACAGGTCTTTGCCAGTCTTTTCAGTACAAGACGATCCTAAAGTTGTTGCAATTAAAATCAGAAAAGAGTTATACCCTGTTTTTAACCCGATGCCAAAAGAGTTTTTACGAGCATTGATTTCAAAATTTGCCGAAAAAAATATTTTGGTTTTTGAGTTTGTAGAAACTTGGAATAAAAAAGAGAAGGCGAATATTGACGGCTTTTTTCTTGCACCAAATGTAATTGTTCTTAAGCGGCAACAATCTTCTTTCAGAAGAGAGATTTTCACTCTTATACACGAGTTAGGACACTACTTGCTTAACGAAGAAGAAATTGAAGAACTTGACATTTCAAACTTCGCCAATAACAAACTTTCAGCCATTGAAAGATGGTGCAACGACTTTGCATACTATTTCTTGGCAGGAGAATACAATAAAGCATTTGAACAAATTGACAAAGTTGACGGAACAAATGACTATCACTTTGAATTGATTGAAAGCATTTCAAAGCATTCACATTTAAGCCAAATTGCATTATTTACAAAACTTCTGTTTCAGAAAAAAATTTCTCAAAGTAACTATAATACAATAAAAGCTGACTTTGACGAGCAATACAGATTACGTCAAGAAAAAGAAAAGAAACAAAAAGAACTTGATAAATTGAAGGGAATTCAAAAAGGTGGCTCAACTCCCAAACCTATGAACTCACCATTGCTAATATCAACCATTCAGACAGCTTTTTATGAAGGTGTAATAAACGAGTATGATGTTTGTAAAATGCTAAATATTTCACCTGATAAATTAGAAAACTATTTACAATGA
- a CDS encoding DUF4411 family protein → MKVVIDTNSLLSLVRYYLPFDKKGVLFQFIKSKIENGEIIIIDKVLDECTYNSKGLVLSKLPYLKDKTFLKSSKVPYKTDSLLVPNTRQFFHQLNTVFVNSPIRRKLTNVEFENQKNSFIKSADMKQVILSLNIKNQGEQVIIVTEETESSNDNKLFQKIPAICKVLEIETMTLPELIAKYDGIDIDFQ, encoded by the coding sequence ATGAAAGTAGTAATCGACACAAATTCGCTCTTGTCGTTGGTTCGTTACTACTTACCATTTGACAAAAAAGGAGTTCTATTTCAATTCATTAAATCTAAAATCGAGAACGGTGAAATAATCATTATAGACAAAGTTCTTGATGAATGCACTTATAATTCAAAAGGACTTGTTCTTTCCAAACTACCATATCTAAAGGACAAAACCTTTTTGAAATCTTCAAAAGTTCCTTATAAAACTGACAGCTTACTTGTTCCAAATACAAGACAGTTCTTTCACCAGTTAAATACTGTATTTGTAAACTCGCCAATTAGAAGAAAACTGACAAATGTAGAATTTGAAAATCAAAAGAACTCGTTTATTAAAAGTGCCGATATGAAACAAGTGATTTTGTCTTTGAATATAAAAAATCAAGGCGAGCAGGTGATTATAGTAACAGAAGAAACAGAAAGCAGTAACGATAACAAACTCTTCCAAAAGATACCTGCGATTTGCAAAGTGTTAGAAATTGAAACGATGACTTTGCCTGAATTAATTGCAAAATATGACGGTATTGACATTGACTTCCAATAG
- a CDS encoding helix-turn-helix transcriptional regulator: MKNIAEIIRELREQNGLLLRQVAAEIEIDQALLSKIERGERMPTKDQVIRLAKFYKVDPNEFLIAFISDKLVYELQDEEVALKAMQVAEKKINYIAKKKNGK, translated from the coding sequence TTGAAAAATATAGCGGAAATAATCAGAGAACTAAGAGAGCAAAACGGACTATTGCTTCGACAGGTTGCTGCAGAAATAGAAATTGACCAAGCTCTTTTAAGCAAAATTGAACGTGGAGAGCGAATGCCGACAAAAGATCAAGTTATTCGTTTGGCTAAATTTTATAAGGTTGACCCGAATGAATTTTTGATTGCGTTTATAAGCGATAAACTTGTTTACGAATTGCAGGACGAAGAAGTAGCTTTAAAGGCCATGCAAGTAGCCGAGAAGAAAATAAACTATATAGCTAAAAAGAAAAATGGCAAATAA
- a CDS encoding N-6 DNA methylase, which translates to MANKKLIEKIANELPSHYADRLGLNYAKSVNQEHKKTNGQFFTPIEIAGLMGTFAESRQSSLRILDPGCGTAILTCALIESLAESNKKLKEIELIVYETDKALIPYTKESIDYLRSWLSEKNIDFKSAVHTNDFILENADCLTDNGNLFSQTIEPFDIIVSNPPYFKLPIDDKRAIAAKAVVNGHPNIYAIFMAISARLLKENGQLIFITPRSYASGSYFKLFRGYFFKIIEIDKVHLFVSRKDTFNRDKVLQETVIIKGTRKEKTNPKHKVNVYSSHGLKDIDSPIIKSFTQKELIDLNSNEKILYLPTSDSDEVILNVFKNWNGNLNKYNIQISTGPVVAFRSKEYLHDTYQNGTVFLAPLFWLHNVKQMVLEWPMPKPEKGQYVRIQDESKSILIPNKNYVLLRRFSAKDDKSRLVAAPYFCNFIEAEYIGVENKVNYIYRPKGHLERNEVIGLCALLNSSLFDSYFRIFNGNVNVSATELREIPLPPLEMIKEIGNSIILSNDFSVDNANKIVSEQFEFTPAII; encoded by the coding sequence ATGGCAAATAAAAAACTCATAGAAAAAATTGCCAATGAGTTGCCGAGCCATTATGCTGACCGGCTTGGGTTGAATTATGCCAAATCTGTTAATCAGGAACACAAGAAAACAAACGGACAGTTTTTTACTCCGATTGAAATAGCCGGACTGATGGGAACATTCGCTGAATCTCGTCAAAGTTCTCTCAGAATACTTGACCCCGGTTGCGGCACAGCTATTCTGACATGCGCATTAATAGAATCACTTGCAGAGAGCAATAAAAAATTGAAGGAGATTGAATTAATAGTATATGAAACCGACAAAGCATTAATTCCATACACAAAAGAATCGATTGATTATTTGAGAAGTTGGTTAAGTGAAAAAAATATTGATTTTAAATCTGCGGTTCATACAAATGATTTCATTCTTGAAAACGCAGATTGCTTAACAGATAATGGCAACTTGTTTTCACAGACAATTGAACCGTTCGATATTATTGTTTCAAATCCTCCTTATTTCAAATTGCCGATTGACGACAAACGGGCGATTGCTGCAAAAGCAGTTGTTAACGGCCACCCAAATATCTACGCTATTTTTATGGCAATTTCCGCGAGATTACTGAAAGAAAACGGCCAACTAATATTTATTACACCGAGAAGCTACGCTTCCGGGAGTTACTTCAAATTATTTCGTGGGTATTTTTTCAAGATAATTGAAATTGATAAAGTGCATTTGTTTGTTTCCAGAAAGGACACGTTCAACAGAGATAAGGTATTACAGGAAACAGTAATCATAAAAGGCACGCGAAAGGAAAAAACAAATCCGAAGCACAAAGTAAATGTTTATTCATCACATGGGTTAAAAGATATTGATTCTCCAATAATCAAATCTTTCACACAAAAGGAATTGATTGATCTCAATTCAAATGAAAAAATATTGTACCTACCCACAAGCGATTCAGATGAAGTGATTTTGAATGTTTTTAAAAATTGGAATGGAAACTTGAATAAATACAATATTCAGATTTCAACCGGCCCTGTCGTTGCGTTCAGATCAAAAGAGTATTTACATGACACATATCAAAACGGAACAGTATTTTTAGCTCCACTCTTTTGGCTACATAACGTAAAGCAAATGGTCTTGGAATGGCCGATGCCAAAGCCCGAAAAAGGACAATATGTAAGAATACAGGATGAATCAAAGTCTATTCTCATTCCAAATAAAAACTACGTTCTATTGAGGCGCTTCAGTGCTAAGGATGATAAAAGCAGATTGGTCGCAGCTCCGTACTTTTGCAATTTCATTGAAGCAGAATATATCGGGGTAGAAAACAAGGTAAATTACATCTATCGTCCGAAAGGTCATTTGGAACGAAACGAGGTAATTGGGCTTTGTGCTTTATTAAACAGCAGTTTATTCGATTCGTATTTCAGAATTTTTAATGGAAATGTAAATGTGAGTGCAACAGAACTCAGGGAAATTCCACTTCCACCGCTCGAAATGATCAAAGAGATTGGCAACAGCATTATTCTTTCCAATGATTTTTCGGTAGATAACGCCAACAAAATAGTAAGTGAACAATTTGAATTTACACCAGCAATAATATGA
- a CDS encoding BsuBI/PstI family type II restriction endonuclease — MSKLDEAKKILKELGLPTAQQNEISAYTLLALCGIKPRDSWSKATRKSLKVTKGIMAFVLDVHKKEYAPNTRETFRRQVLHQFVQARIADYNPDNPKLPVNSPNAHYAITNEALEAIQAFGTKNWKKAVERFKAEAGELAKRYKKERKQNLIPVKLSNGKTIKLSSGKHNEVQAAIVHNFAARFANGGSVLYLGDTAKKDLFVDEKKLKELGIPIDQHSKLPDVVIYDEKKNWLFLIEAVTSHGPVSPKRLVELEEFLKDCKAGKIYVTAFPDFTEFKKHSNNIAWETEVWLADTPDHMIHFNGDRFMGPR, encoded by the coding sequence ATGAGCAAACTTGACGAAGCAAAAAAGATACTCAAAGAATTAGGGCTGCCAACAGCGCAGCAAAATGAAATATCTGCATATACATTGTTGGCACTCTGCGGTATTAAGCCACGTGATAGTTGGAGTAAGGCTACTCGTAAAAGTTTAAAGGTTACCAAAGGAATTATGGCGTTTGTCCTTGATGTTCACAAAAAAGAGTACGCTCCAAATACAAGAGAAACATTTCGCAGACAGGTTTTACATCAATTTGTTCAGGCACGAATTGCTGACTATAATCCCGACAATCCAAAACTCCCTGTAAATAGCCCGAATGCTCATTATGCTATTACTAATGAAGCTCTGGAAGCCATTCAAGCCTTTGGAACAAAGAACTGGAAAAAAGCTGTTGAGAGATTTAAAGCAGAAGCCGGAGAATTGGCGAAGCGATATAAAAAAGAAAGAAAACAAAACCTGATTCCCGTAAAACTTAGTAACGGCAAGACTATTAAACTTTCATCAGGAAAACACAATGAAGTTCAAGCTGCCATCGTACATAATTTTGCAGCAAGGTTCGCTAATGGCGGATCGGTTCTTTATTTGGGAGATACAGCGAAAAAAGATTTGTTCGTGGATGAAAAGAAGTTGAAAGAATTAGGAATACCGATTGACCAGCACAGTAAACTGCCAGACGTTGTGATTTATGATGAGAAGAAAAATTGGTTGTTCTTGATTGAAGCGGTTACTTCACATGGGCCGGTTTCTCCGAAACGACTTGTTGAGCTGGAAGAATTTCTGAAAGACTGTAAAGCCGGGAAGATTTATGTAACAGCATTTCCCGATTTCACCGAATTTAAAAAACACTCCAATAATATTGCCTGGGAAACGGAAGTATGGCTGGCTGATACGCCAGACCATATGATTCATTTCAATGGCGATAGATTTATGGGGCCAAGGTAG
- a CDS encoding TIR domain-containing protein — protein MWPVLIGLGIGALIASAFSDEEEPPKKRRRGTTRRTKKKIFISFAIEDKKYRDFLVSQAKNERTPFSFVDMSVKEPWTQKIWKEKCREKIQKCDGMIVLLSKNTWHSSGSRWEITCAKEEGVPVIGMHIKKNDKGAKPPELNGKKVIEWSWDNLDETISKF, from the coding sequence ATGTGGCCAGTATTAATAGGATTAGGGATAGGGGCGTTAATAGCAAGTGCTTTTTCAGATGAAGAAGAACCTCCTAAAAAAAGAAGGAGAGGCACAACCCGTAGGACAAAGAAGAAGATCTTTATCAGTTTTGCAATTGAAGACAAGAAGTACAGAGATTTTCTTGTTTCACAAGCTAAGAATGAAAGAACTCCATTTTCTTTTGTTGACATGTCGGTAAAAGAACCCTGGACACAAAAAATTTGGAAAGAGAAGTGTAGAGAAAAAATTCAGAAGTGTGATGGAATGATTGTCTTGCTAAGTAAAAATACGTGGCATTCAAGTGGCTCAAGATGGGAAATAACCTGTGCGAAAGAGGAAGGCGTTCCGGTTATTGGAATGCATATAAAGAAAAATGATAAAGGTGCGAAGCCGCCCGAACTTAACGGAAAGAAAGTAATTGAATGGTCATGGGATAATTTGGATGAAACAATTAGCAAATTTTAA
- a CDS encoding TIR domain-containing protein: MRLFICNRNTDKIATENVIKDLFAVSENSIAILQETEHVENWKTLVEKKMQESDFIVFVIGADTFASDQVKWEYAKAKSLNKQIVGIKLSTASKESILFCQGFQVFEKVEQCFKFLSKTFEDDRKLKFEQYKMMVSSTEKVTESRMKVNNLFFTITSSILSVGFVLGKTFGFTIAATIGMIVLTALSLLVSYFWEKLIDSYGKLNTGKFKVIDKIEKQLLDEHV; encoded by the coding sequence ATGAGATTATTTATCTGCAATAGGAATACTGACAAAATAGCAACAGAGAACGTCATCAAAGATTTGTTCGCTGTGTCAGAAAATTCTATAGCAATTCTTCAAGAAACTGAACACGTTGAAAATTGGAAAACTCTTGTAGAAAAGAAAATGCAAGAATCGGATTTTATTGTTTTCGTAATTGGAGCCGATACTTTTGCAAGTGATCAAGTCAAGTGGGAATATGCAAAAGCGAAAAGCTTGAATAAGCAGATTGTAGGTATTAAACTCTCGACAGCATCAAAAGAATCAATATTATTCTGCCAAGGGTTTCAAGTATTTGAAAAGGTTGAACAGTGTTTTAAATTCCTTTCAAAAACATTTGAAGACGATAGAAAACTGAAATTCGAGCAATATAAAATGATGGTAAGCTCAACAGAGAAGGTGACTGAGAGCAGAATGAAAGTTAATAACCTGTTTTTTACAATTACGTCCTCCATCCTCTCGGTTGGATTTGTTTTGGGTAAAACATTCGGATTTACTATTGCAGCTACAATAGGAATGATTGTTTTAACGGCATTATCACTTTTAGTATCATATTTCTGGGAGAAATTAATAGATTCTTACGGCAAGCTCAACACTGGTAAATTCAAAGTGATCGATAAGATTGAAAAACAACTTCTGGACGAACATGTTTGA